One Micromonospora craniellae genomic region harbors:
- a CDS encoding DUF6406 domain-containing protein — protein MRSFTEITSIPNNVPVDIGHARLAVRWVDVGPPVRADMVVMPHWAEESTHHEVRLGETFPVGDETWRFADLDMASEDQWEVTVRRVDANEVMDPPTGRLWKPARLRPYGQLDEAQLQSVESALGLRLPPDYREWLRRNNGAQPEVPHHVPGVPFALTPERPLFGVHPDYPLFDLVQAQQRHRDPWLSPAWLVIANPSGGLLVVSTRSGDSIVYFVHELDLVGPPGPPASVARERKLRRVARSVGYLLGRLTPVEVDHFPPVQMLPPGTFTDPRNYQDGQP, from the coding sequence TTGCGCTCCTTCACGGAGATCACCTCCATTCCGAACAACGTCCCGGTCGACATCGGGCACGCCCGCCTGGCGGTGCGATGGGTCGACGTGGGGCCGCCGGTGCGCGCCGACATGGTTGTCATGCCGCACTGGGCCGAGGAGTCCACGCATCACGAGGTGAGGCTGGGCGAGACGTTCCCGGTGGGCGACGAGACCTGGCGGTTCGCCGACCTGGACATGGCCAGCGAGGACCAGTGGGAGGTCACGGTCCGTCGGGTGGACGCGAACGAGGTGATGGACCCGCCCACCGGGCGTCTGTGGAAACCCGCTCGGCTGCGGCCCTACGGCCAGCTCGATGAGGCCCAGCTCCAGTCGGTCGAATCCGCACTCGGCCTTCGCCTGCCACCGGACTACCGCGAATGGCTGCGCCGCAACAACGGCGCGCAGCCCGAGGTGCCGCACCACGTACCCGGTGTGCCGTTCGCCCTGACGCCGGAACGCCCGCTGTTCGGAGTGCACCCCGACTACCCGCTCTTCGATCTGGTGCAGGCCCAACAGCGACACCGCGACCCGTGGCTGTCGCCGGCCTGGCTGGTGATCGCGAACCCCTCCGGCGGCCTGCTGGTCGTCTCGACGCGGTCGGGCGACTCGATCGTGTACTTCGTTCACGAACTGGACCTGGTCGGCCCGCCCGGTCCACCTGCCTCCGTCGCCCGGGAGAGGAAGCTACGCAGGGTGGCCAGGTCCGTGGGCTACCTGCTGGGCCGACTCACTCCCGTGGAGGTCGACCATTTCCCGCCGGTGCAGATGCTGCCACCGGGCACCTTCACCGACCCCCGCAACTACCAGGACGGGCAGCCATGA
- a CDS encoding SCO4848 family membrane protein, which translates to MVVSRGWAVFLAGVGVWTWLIWPRFAVAIWNDPRSWSSGTVGDWPATGFLWIHALLIGASLAIGTAVGLLGVRAWRASRWGTR; encoded by the coding sequence ATGGTGGTGTCGCGTGGCTGGGCCGTGTTCCTCGCAGGCGTGGGTGTCTGGACCTGGTTGATCTGGCCGAGGTTCGCGGTGGCCATCTGGAACGACCCGAGGTCTTGGTCCAGTGGCACGGTCGGGGACTGGCCGGCCACCGGCTTCCTCTGGATCCACGCGCTGCTGATCGGGGCGTCGTTGGCGATCGGCACAGCCGTGGGACTGCTCGGCGTACGCGCCTGGCGGGCGTCCCGCTGGGGTACCCGCTGA
- a CDS encoding VanW family protein codes for MTLYGEKKPPADDRPTVEVTAVNWPADRPEPEASAAPPGTPARPRRFRLLLASGVATAVLASVGAVTVWAYAGDVPRGTSVMGTELGGRSRTDAARELRAQLDRRAAELAAPLQVRIGERSAEINPAEVGLTVDVDATVAAAAATDAHAVDRLVGSRQVEPVVSVDVAKLEAELEKLVGDQGRKMTMPAITFTGTKPKVRHPKPSLAVDPEHSADVVKAGWLSGQPVTVPLVESHPATSAEEVDRMVRELAEPAVAAPVKLTTDRGSVNIPPGAIAKGLRFKADKAGKLTASIDMKRLRDALGNRLNEVELAPKDARMTISRGKPKVVDGRAGQQVDTSSLGDDLLAVLPRTEDRTITAKLTEKEPKLTAEKLGGLGIKEKVSSFTTHFTGGLSSARSQNIVTIAKKVDGTVVLPGETFSLNGHTGERGYAQGYRDAPVIMDGKLVPGVGGGTSQFTTTLFNATYYAGLEDVEHKPHSYYFSRYPSVIESTIFWPNLDFKFRNNTDHGVLIDTSYTGSSLTVSIWSTKIWDSVKTEYSPRRNITSSKTVYLEPGPTCIPANGSQGFTQDAFRVIKKDGKVVKREKFTWTYRAEPRFICAKEPGS; via the coding sequence GTGACGTTGTACGGCGAGAAGAAGCCCCCCGCCGACGATCGGCCCACCGTGGAAGTGACCGCGGTCAACTGGCCGGCCGATCGGCCGGAGCCCGAGGCGAGCGCCGCCCCGCCGGGCACACCGGCCCGGCCGCGCCGGTTCCGCCTGCTCCTCGCCTCCGGGGTGGCCACAGCCGTGCTCGCCTCGGTGGGCGCGGTGACCGTCTGGGCGTACGCCGGTGACGTGCCCCGAGGCACCAGCGTGATGGGCACCGAGCTCGGCGGGCGGAGCCGGACCGACGCGGCACGTGAGTTGCGGGCACAGCTGGACCGTCGCGCCGCCGAACTCGCCGCCCCGCTCCAGGTACGCATCGGCGAGCGGTCAGCCGAGATCAACCCGGCGGAGGTCGGGCTCACCGTCGACGTCGACGCCACGGTGGCTGCTGCGGCGGCCACCGACGCGCACGCGGTGGACCGGCTGGTCGGCTCGCGGCAGGTCGAACCGGTGGTCTCCGTCGACGTGGCGAAGCTGGAGGCCGAGCTGGAGAAGCTCGTCGGCGACCAGGGCCGCAAGATGACCATGCCGGCGATCACGTTCACCGGCACGAAGCCGAAGGTGCGTCACCCCAAGCCCAGCCTCGCCGTCGACCCGGAGCACTCCGCCGACGTGGTCAAGGCAGGCTGGTTGAGCGGCCAGCCGGTGACGGTGCCGCTGGTGGAGAGCCACCCGGCCACCTCGGCCGAGGAGGTGGACCGCATGGTGCGCGAGCTGGCCGAACCGGCCGTCGCCGCGCCGGTGAAGCTGACCACCGACCGAGGTTCGGTGAACATCCCGCCGGGGGCCATCGCGAAGGGCCTCCGCTTCAAGGCCGACAAGGCGGGCAAGCTCACTGCCAGCATCGACATGAAGCGGCTGCGGGACGCCCTGGGGAACCGGCTGAACGAGGTCGAGCTGGCGCCCAAGGACGCCAGGATGACCATTTCCCGCGGCAAGCCGAAGGTGGTCGACGGGCGTGCGGGCCAGCAGGTCGACACCAGCAGCCTCGGCGACGACCTGCTGGCAGTCCTGCCCCGCACCGAGGACCGCACGATCACCGCAAAGCTCACGGAGAAGGAGCCGAAGCTCACTGCGGAGAAGCTGGGCGGCCTCGGCATCAAGGAGAAGGTCTCCTCCTTCACCACCCACTTCACCGGCGGACTCTCCTCGGCGCGCAGCCAGAACATCGTGACGATCGCCAAGAAGGTGGACGGCACCGTGGTGCTGCCCGGCGAGACGTTCTCCCTCAACGGGCACACGGGCGAGCGCGGGTACGCCCAGGGCTACCGCGACGCGCCAGTGATCATGGACGGCAAGCTGGTACCGGGCGTCGGCGGCGGCACCTCCCAGTTCACCACCACGCTGTTCAACGCCACGTACTACGCCGGCCTCGAAGACGTCGAGCACAAGCCGCACTCGTACTACTTCAGCCGCTACCCCTCGGTCATCGAGTCGACCATCTTCTGGCCGAACCTCGACTTCAAGTTCCGCAACAACACCGACCACGGCGTCCTAATCGACACCTCGTACACGGGCAGCTCGCTCACCGTGTCGATCTGGAGCACGAAGATCTGGGACAGCGTCAAGACCGAGTACAGCCCGCGACGCAACATCACGTCGTCCAAGACGGTCTACCTGGAGCCGGGCCCGACCTGCATCCCCGCCAACGGCAGCCAGGGCTTCACCCAGGACGCTTTCCGGGTCATCAAAAAGGACGGCAAGGTGGTCAAGCGGGAGAAGTTCACCTGGACGTACCGCGCCGAGCCGCGCTTCATCTGCGCCAAGGAGCCCGGCTCCTGA
- a CDS encoding DUF885 domain-containing protein gives MGRIDDLANRYVADWAALSPAGATMVGISGHDDQLDDLSPDGYAARADLSRRTLAELDAIEPESEAERTAQEAMQERLGLDLARYDTGETSSEVSVITSGLHEIRMIFDLMPQEGEQAQANIAARLHLFAGALESYKTTLREAAAAGRVSSRVQLLEVAKQCDTWVDPEGDDVFHGLVERLGADGALGAELRRGAAAATAATAEFGQFLRAELAPHGREKQAAGRERYELASQYFLGARVDLDETYAWGFAELARLEAEMRTVAAQIAGPSATIDEAVATLDADPKRTIRGKDAFRDWMQGLAEQAISDLNGTHFDIPEQVRRIECMIAPTSDGAIYYTGPSEDFSRPGRMWWAVPQDLTEFSTWREVTTVYHEGVPGHHLQVGQTAVRAELLNRWQRLLCWVSGHGEGWALYAENLMDELGYLADPGDKLGMLDGQAFRAARVIVDIGMHLELEIPADNPFDFHPGERWTPQLGWEFMRAHCRVPDEMLRFELNRYLGWPGQAPSYKVGERIWLQAREDAKVRKGADFDLREFHRQALDLGALGLDPLRRALDRL, from the coding sequence GTGGGACGAATCGATGACCTCGCGAACCGGTACGTCGCCGACTGGGCGGCGCTGAGTCCGGCGGGCGCCACCATGGTCGGCATCTCCGGACACGACGACCAGCTCGACGACCTGTCACCCGACGGGTACGCCGCCCGCGCCGACCTGAGCCGGCGCACCCTCGCCGAACTCGACGCCATCGAGCCGGAGTCGGAGGCCGAACGCACCGCCCAGGAGGCGATGCAGGAGCGACTGGGCCTCGACCTCGCCCGCTACGACACCGGCGAGACGAGCAGCGAGGTCAGCGTCATCACCTCCGGGCTGCACGAGATTCGGATGATCTTCGACCTGATGCCGCAGGAGGGCGAGCAGGCGCAGGCCAACATCGCCGCCCGGCTGCACCTCTTCGCCGGCGCGCTGGAGTCCTACAAGACCACGCTGCGCGAGGCGGCTGCCGCCGGACGGGTCAGCTCCCGGGTGCAGCTGCTTGAGGTGGCCAAGCAGTGCGACACCTGGGTGGACCCGGAGGGCGACGACGTCTTCCACGGGCTTGTCGAGCGGCTGGGTGCCGATGGCGCCCTCGGCGCGGAACTGCGCCGGGGCGCGGCGGCGGCCACTGCGGCGACCGCCGAGTTCGGGCAGTTCCTGCGCGCCGAACTGGCTCCGCACGGCCGGGAGAAGCAGGCCGCCGGGCGGGAACGCTACGAGTTGGCCTCGCAGTACTTCCTCGGTGCCCGGGTCGACCTGGACGAGACGTACGCCTGGGGGTTCGCGGAACTGGCCCGGCTGGAGGCCGAGATGCGGACGGTGGCGGCGCAGATCGCCGGGCCCAGCGCCACGATCGACGAGGCGGTGGCCACGCTGGACGCCGACCCGAAGCGCACGATCCGGGGCAAGGACGCGTTCCGCGACTGGATGCAGGGGTTGGCCGAGCAGGCGATCAGTGACCTGAACGGCACCCACTTTGACATCCCGGAGCAGGTCCGGCGGATCGAGTGCATGATCGCGCCGACCAGTGACGGCGCGATCTACTACACCGGCCCGAGCGAGGACTTCAGCCGGCCGGGCCGGATGTGGTGGGCGGTGCCGCAGGACCTGACCGAGTTCTCCACCTGGCGGGAGGTGACCACGGTCTACCACGAGGGCGTACCCGGCCATCACCTCCAGGTGGGGCAGACGGCCGTCCGGGCGGAGCTGCTCAACCGGTGGCAGCGGCTGCTCTGCTGGGTCTCCGGCCACGGCGAGGGCTGGGCACTGTACGCCGAGAACCTGATGGACGAGCTGGGCTACCTGGCGGACCCGGGCGACAAGCTCGGCATGTTGGACGGCCAGGCGTTCCGGGCCGCGCGGGTGATCGTCGACATCGGCATGCACCTCGAACTGGAGATCCCTGCGGACAACCCGTTCGACTTCCACCCGGGCGAGCGCTGGACGCCGCAGCTGGGGTGGGAGTTCATGCGGGCGCACTGCCGGGTGCCGGACGAGATGCTGCGCTTCGAACTCAACCGCTACCTGGGCTGGCCGGGGCAGGCACCGTCGTACAAGGTGGGCGAACGGATCTGGCTCCAGGCCCGGGAGGACGCCAAGGTCCGCAAGGGCGCCGACTTCGACCTGCGGGAGTTCCACCGGCAGGCGCTCGACCTGGGCGCTCTCGGGCTCGACCCGCTGCGCCGGGCGCTGGACCGGCTCTGA
- a CDS encoding PHP domain-containing protein → MRDAVADLRRIAFLLERANEATYRVRAFRSAATALAALPAAEVAERARTGKLTELAGVGDVTARCVTESLAGEEPVYLRRLVATEGTDLDAEAAALRSALRGDCHTHSDWSDGGSPIEEMALAAVELGHEYLVLTDHSPRLKVARGLTADRLRRQLDHVARLNEALPEGFRVLTGIEVDILADGSLDQDEELLARLDVVVGSVHSGLNDDRAKMTRRMVTAVANPHLDILGHCTGRMVSSRPAGVTGPGDRGHRARTRAESDFDADAVFAACVEHRTAVEINSRPERQDPPKRLIRRALEAGCLFAVNTDAHAPGQLDWQRFGCERAAHCGVPAERVVNSWSADDLVAWTHGWTAPV, encoded by the coding sequence ATGCGTGATGCCGTTGCTGACCTGCGTCGGATCGCGTTCCTGTTGGAGCGCGCCAACGAGGCCACCTATCGGGTCCGGGCGTTCCGGTCGGCGGCAACCGCGCTGGCCGCGCTACCCGCCGCCGAGGTGGCCGAGCGGGCCCGCACCGGCAAGCTCACCGAACTCGCCGGGGTCGGCGACGTCACGGCGCGGTGCGTCACCGAGTCGCTGGCCGGCGAGGAACCGGTCTACCTGCGTCGGCTGGTCGCCACCGAGGGCACCGACCTGGACGCCGAGGCCGCCGCGCTGCGGAGCGCGCTGCGCGGTGACTGCCACACCCACTCGGACTGGTCCGACGGGGGGTCACCGATCGAGGAGATGGCGCTGGCTGCGGTCGAGCTGGGTCACGAGTACCTGGTGCTCACCGACCACTCGCCCCGGTTGAAGGTGGCCCGGGGACTGACCGCGGATCGGCTGCGCCGCCAACTCGATCACGTGGCGCGGCTCAACGAGGCGCTGCCGGAGGGCTTCCGGGTCCTCACCGGCATCGAGGTCGACATTCTCGCCGACGGCTCGCTCGACCAGGACGAGGAGCTGCTGGCCCGGCTGGACGTGGTGGTCGGCTCGGTGCACAGCGGCCTCAACGACGACCGGGCGAAGATGACCCGGCGGATGGTGACCGCCGTCGCCAACCCGCACCTGGACATCCTCGGCCACTGCACCGGGCGGATGGTGTCGTCGCGTCCGGCCGGGGTGACCGGTCCCGGCGACCGGGGGCATCGGGCCCGGACCCGGGCGGAGAGCGACTTCGACGCCGATGCCGTCTTCGCCGCCTGCGTGGAGCACCGCACCGCAGTGGAGATCAACTCTCGACCGGAGCGGCAGGACCCGCCGAAGCGGCTGATCCGACGGGCCCTGGAGGCCGGGTGCCTGTTCGCCGTCAACACCGACGCGCACGCGCCGGGGCAGCTCGACTGGCAGCGTTTCGGCTGCGAGCGGGCGGCCCACTGCGGCGTACCCGCCGAAAGGGTGGTCAACAGCTGGTCTGCGGACGACCTGGTCGCCTGGACCCACGGCTGGACCGCTCCCGTCTGA
- a CDS encoding glycosyl hydrolase, with amino-acid sequence MRPPVPRRTRHRLLAATAAAALVLGGLAVTATSPAQAAPVGAGSYTTTPVGPLPSGCGNMTTNPRQFATADAPPGPIPTNDWWSSLLWKRLNCAFSEPLHAHPASYRPVTDGLGFSAESVAAISGTATGVGEYKYPYVEDIRVGVAGLAAPIVRVADWTDWTVTPYWSDGTRTLRATIGHGLPFAYFRTTGGDAVINANGGGFTVFSNSAGRIGFSVRGHDYVAYAPSGASWTVSGTRISSNLAGRGYFSVALLPSTSDATARNQLATTYGQYAHAHVTGTRVGYSYHQSTSRVETRYTFTTTPREGTETRTVVSLYPHQWKSLTGATPIAPTYPSARGRMKVLTGVGEFRTSMRFHGVLPELPAVATGAGADLTTLRQHLAAVRSNPMDQRGGDTYWTGKGLGRAARIAEIADLVGDTETRTSALNAIRSTLNDWLTASPGETERLFYYDERWGTLIGYPGSYGSDQELNDHHFHYGYYIAAAATLAKFDPAWARQDQYGGMIDLLIRDANNYDRADTRFPYLRDFDIYAGHDWASGHGSFASGNNQESSSEGMNFANALIQWGQATGNTAVRDAGIFIYTTQAAAIHEYWFDVHDENFPAAFGHSNVGMVWGDGGAYATWFSAEPEMIQGINLLPITGGHLYLGYHPNYNSTKYQELVRNNGGEPTVWQDIHWQFLALGDADAALAKLRANPGYTPEEGESRAHTFHWIRNLAGLGRVDTGITADHPLAAVFNRNGARTYVASNISATPLTVRFSDGTQLTVAAGRTTTSGAHTWSGGSAGGGVPPGPTPTPTPTPTPTPTPTNPPGPGQPTRYLLAGGGLAAAGTPGTTTVASAGGTNRDGTPTNPTVFTATGLNLNHTGGQTAFDLFLDAGNAVGNGVQMRISYDLTGNGSWERVETYRYFATDPVPGWETYTQAAGLHSSTGSLGNLRGGTVRVEVWSAIGNSPSSLGVGNRSVVRLPYS; translated from the coding sequence ATGCGACCTCCCGTCCCACGCCGTACCCGTCATCGGCTGCTGGCCGCGACCGCCGCCGCAGCCCTCGTCCTCGGCGGGCTGGCCGTCACCGCCACCTCCCCCGCACAGGCCGCGCCCGTCGGCGCCGGCAGCTACACCACCACCCCCGTCGGCCCGCTCCCCAGCGGCTGCGGCAACATGACCACCAACCCTCGGCAGTTCGCCACCGCCGACGCGCCGCCGGGCCCGATCCCCACCAACGACTGGTGGTCCTCGCTGTTGTGGAAGCGGCTGAACTGCGCGTTCAGCGAGCCGCTGCACGCCCACCCGGCGTCCTACCGCCCGGTCACCGACGGACTCGGCTTCTCCGCCGAGTCGGTGGCCGCCATCAGCGGCACCGCGACCGGCGTCGGCGAGTACAAGTACCCCTACGTCGAGGACATCCGGGTCGGCGTGGCCGGACTCGCCGCCCCGATCGTCCGGGTCGCCGACTGGACGGACTGGACGGTCACCCCGTACTGGAGCGACGGCACCCGCACCCTGCGCGCCACCATCGGGCACGGACTGCCGTTCGCGTACTTCCGCACCACCGGCGGCGACGCGGTGATCAACGCGAATGGCGGCGGCTTCACGGTCTTCTCCAACAGCGCCGGCCGGATCGGCTTCAGCGTCCGGGGCCACGACTACGTCGCGTACGCGCCGTCCGGCGCCTCCTGGACCGTGAGCGGTACCCGGATCAGCTCCAACCTGGCCGGGCGCGGCTACTTCTCGGTCGCCCTGCTGCCGTCCACCAGTGACGCCACGGCCCGCAACCAGCTCGCCACCACCTACGGCCAGTACGCGCACGCCCACGTCACCGGGACCCGGGTCGGCTACTCCTACCACCAGTCGACCAGCCGGGTGGAGACCCGCTACACCTTCACCACCACCCCGCGCGAGGGCACCGAGACGCGGACCGTGGTGAGCCTCTACCCGCACCAGTGGAAGTCGCTGACCGGCGCCACCCCGATCGCACCGACCTACCCGTCGGCGCGCGGCCGGATGAAGGTGCTCACCGGCGTCGGCGAGTTCCGCACCTCGATGCGGTTCCACGGCGTACTGCCCGAGCTGCCGGCGGTCGCCACCGGCGCCGGGGCCGACCTGACCACGCTGCGGCAGCACCTCGCGGCGGTCCGGAGCAACCCGATGGACCAGCGCGGCGGCGACACCTACTGGACCGGCAAGGGCCTCGGCCGGGCCGCCCGGATCGCCGAGATCGCCGACCTGGTCGGCGACACCGAGACCCGCACCTCGGCGCTGAACGCCATCCGGTCCACGCTCAACGACTGGCTCACCGCCTCGCCCGGCGAGACCGAGCGCCTCTTCTACTACGACGAGCGGTGGGGCACCCTGATCGGCTACCCCGGCTCGTACGGCTCCGACCAGGAACTCAACGACCACCACTTCCACTACGGCTACTACATCGCCGCCGCCGCGACGCTGGCCAAGTTCGACCCGGCCTGGGCCCGGCAGGACCAGTACGGCGGCATGATCGACCTGCTGATCCGGGACGCCAACAACTACGACCGGGCGGACACCCGCTTCCCGTACCTGCGTGACTTCGACATCTACGCCGGGCACGACTGGGCCTCCGGGCACGGCTCGTTCGCCAGCGGCAACAACCAGGAGTCGTCGTCCGAGGGGATGAACTTCGCCAACGCCCTGATCCAGTGGGGGCAGGCCACCGGCAACACCGCCGTCCGGGACGCCGGCATCTTCATCTACACCACCCAGGCGGCGGCGATCCACGAGTACTGGTTCGACGTCCACGACGAGAACTTCCCCGCCGCGTTCGGGCACTCGAACGTGGGCATGGTCTGGGGCGACGGCGGAGCGTACGCCACCTGGTTCAGCGCCGAGCCGGAGATGATCCAGGGCATCAACCTGCTGCCGATCACCGGCGGCCACCTCTACCTGGGCTACCACCCGAACTACAACTCCACCAAGTACCAGGAACTGGTCCGCAACAACGGCGGCGAACCCACCGTGTGGCAGGACATCCACTGGCAGTTCCTCGCCCTTGGTGACGCCGACGCGGCGCTGGCTAAACTGCGTGCCAACCCCGGTTACACGCCGGAGGAGGGCGAGAGCCGGGCACACACCTTCCACTGGATCCGCAACCTCGCCGGGCTGGGCCGGGTCGACACCGGGATCACCGCCGACCACCCGCTGGCCGCCGTCTTCAACCGCAACGGCGCCCGCACCTACGTGGCCAGCAACATCTCGGCCACCCCGCTGACCGTACGGTTCTCCGACGGTACGCAGCTCACGGTGGCCGCCGGGCGTACCACCACCAGCGGTGCGCACACCTGGAGCGGCGGCAGTGCCGGCGGGGGCGTACCGCCGGGCCCGACGCCCACCCCCACGCCGACGCCGACGCCGACTCCCACGCCGACGAACCCCCCGGGTCCGGGTCAGCCGACCCGCTACCTGCTCGCAGGCGGCGGACTGGCGGCGGCCGGCACCCCCGGGACCACGACCGTGGCCAGTGCCGGTGGCACCAACCGGGACGGTACGCCGACCAACCCGACGGTGTTCACCGCGACCGGGCTGAACCTCAACCACACCGGCGGACAGACCGCGTTCGATCTCTTCCTCGACGCGGGCAACGCGGTCGGCAACGGGGTGCAGATGCGCATCTCGTACGACCTGACCGGCAACGGGAGCTGGGAACGGGTGGAGACGTACCGCTACTTCGCCACCGACCCGGTGCCCGGTTGGGAGACCTACACCCAGGCGGCTGGGCTGCACTCCAGCACCGGCAGCCTCGGCAACCTGCGTGGCGGCACGGTCCGGGTGGAGGTCTGGTCCGCGATCGGCAACAGCCCCAGCAGCCTGGGCGTCGGTAACCGGTCGGTGGTGCGGCTGCCGTACTCCTGA
- a CDS encoding M23 family metallopeptidase, translated as MVSLTIGRRSAYAALLLVPVLAAAGCGTPGPPRVVPPTGSPITAGTPSPTTETPDTTDQPAATAGPTRAGLRHVFPVRATKVAYHPTHSAYPGTDIFADCGEPFVAVTDGTIGEVSRRDRYSKQGPQGPYNGGLSVSVLGDDGVRYYGSHLTEIADGIAPGGRVRAGQQLGTVGRTGNANNVCHLHFGISPPCLGEDGWWIRRGVVWPAPYLDSWRKGGNREPAAEVAAWHRKNGCPEQPPAR; from the coding sequence ATGGTCTCGCTGACGATCGGACGCCGTTCGGCGTACGCCGCGCTGCTGCTCGTGCCGGTGCTCGCCGCCGCCGGCTGCGGGACGCCCGGTCCCCCGCGCGTGGTGCCGCCGACCGGCTCGCCGATCACGGCCGGCACGCCGTCTCCCACCACCGAGACGCCCGACACCACGGACCAGCCGGCCGCGACCGCCGGTCCGACCCGCGCCGGACTCCGGCACGTCTTCCCGGTACGCGCGACGAAGGTTGCCTACCACCCGACCCACTCGGCGTACCCGGGCACCGACATCTTCGCCGACTGCGGTGAGCCCTTCGTGGCGGTCACCGACGGCACGATCGGCGAGGTCAGTCGCCGGGACCGGTACAGCAAGCAGGGGCCACAGGGGCCGTACAACGGTGGTCTGTCGGTGTCGGTGCTCGGCGACGACGGCGTGCGCTACTACGGCTCGCACCTGACCGAGATCGCCGACGGCATCGCGCCCGGTGGGCGGGTACGCGCCGGGCAGCAGCTCGGCACCGTGGGCCGGACCGGCAACGCCAACAACGTCTGCCACCTGCACTTCGGCATCTCCCCGCCGTGCCTGGGCGAGGACGGCTGGTGGATCCGCCGGGGCGTGGTCTGGCCGGCGCCGTACCTCGACTCGTGGCGCAAGGGTGGCAACCGCGAGCCGGCGGCCGAGGTGGCGGCCTGGCACCGCAAGAACGGCTGCCCGGAGCAACCGCCGGCGCGCTGA
- a CDS encoding tRNA adenosine deaminase-associated protein, whose product MSYFAAAVVREKGGWTAAELSLRGAADVDEVAERLRDVAPDADLSLLFVEADDTYLVVLRLDEGEDLRVFGSDSAYAEESRLGALLVGDLKTSVTGLDDTEEVRPAATSGGDDNEQPAVDPEADPVGEADLLTDLGIPAQRLLALCAHEGMMPADVTAEVCQVLGCVDDVEELREV is encoded by the coding sequence GTGTCGTACTTCGCTGCGGCCGTCGTGCGAGAGAAGGGCGGCTGGACCGCCGCCGAGCTGAGTCTGCGGGGTGCCGCCGACGTCGACGAGGTGGCCGAGCGGCTGCGCGACGTCGCCCCCGACGCGGACCTGTCGCTGCTGTTCGTCGAGGCGGACGACACCTACCTGGTCGTCCTCCGCCTCGACGAGGGCGAGGACCTGCGCGTCTTTGGTTCCGACTCGGCGTACGCGGAGGAGTCCCGGCTGGGCGCCCTGCTGGTCGGCGACCTCAAGACGTCGGTCACCGGGCTGGACGACACCGAGGAGGTACGCCCGGCCGCCACCAGCGGTGGCGACGACAACGAGCAACCGGCCGTCGATCCGGAGGCGGACCCGGTCGGCGAGGCGGACCTCCTCACCGACCTGGGCATCCCCGCGCAGCGGCTGCTCGCGCTCTGCGCCCACGAGGGCATGATGCCGGCCGACGTCACCGCCGAGGTGTGCCAGGTGCTCGGCTGCGTGGACGACGTCGAGGAGTTGCGTGAGGTCTGA
- a CDS encoding nucleoside deaminase — MRRALEIAVTGSAVPAGGVAPVPAEADAAVPADADAVAPIDDVPVGAVLYGPDGAELAVGRNERELTGDPTAHAEVLALRRAAQRLGRWRLDGCTLVVTLEPCTMCAGALVLARISTVVFGAWEPKTGAAGSLWDVLRDRRLNHRPEVYGGVLEAENAAVLRAFFR, encoded by the coding sequence ATGCGTCGGGCGCTGGAGATCGCGGTGACCGGTTCTGCCGTTCCGGCTGGCGGCGTCGCACCCGTCCCGGCCGAGGCCGATGCGGCCGTCCCGGCCGACGCCGATGCGGTCGCGCCGATCGACGACGTGCCGGTGGGCGCGGTGCTCTACGGCCCGGACGGCGCCGAGCTGGCGGTGGGCCGCAACGAGCGGGAACTGACCGGGGACCCGACCGCGCACGCCGAGGTGCTGGCCCTACGCCGGGCCGCCCAGCGGCTGGGCAGGTGGCGGCTGGACGGCTGCACGCTGGTGGTGACCCTGGAACCCTGCACCATGTGCGCGGGTGCGCTGGTGCTGGCCCGGATCTCGACCGTGGTGTTCGGCGCGTGGGAACCGAAGACCGGGGCCGCCGGCTCGCTCTGGGACGTGCTGCGGGACCGGCGGCTCAACCACCGTCCCGAGGTGTACGGCGGCGTGCTGGAGGCCGAGAACGCCGCCGTCCTGCGCGCCTTCTTCCGCTGA
- a CDS encoding acyl-CoA thioesterase gives MTHALADQPAVAYGHLGQAMVHFDDLDALGILHNARYALLLERAITAYWSDRGVAYRGGRATTPDVFHAVREFTITYRAPVTGTGPIAVHFWLEHFGTSSGEYAYRFHSLDDTTTYAEGRRAIVRLDPATMRPTPWTDAARAVAGTLLRPTSA, from the coding sequence ATGACCCACGCCCTCGCCGACCAGCCCGCCGTCGCATACGGCCACCTCGGGCAGGCCATGGTGCACTTCGACGACCTCGACGCGCTCGGCATCCTGCACAACGCCCGGTACGCGTTGCTGCTGGAGCGGGCGATCACCGCCTACTGGTCGGATCGGGGGGTGGCCTACCGGGGCGGGCGGGCCACCACGCCGGACGTGTTCCACGCGGTCCGCGAGTTCACCATCACCTATCGCGCGCCGGTCACCGGCACCGGCCCGATCGCCGTGCACTTCTGGCTGGAGCACTTCGGCACCAGCAGCGGCGAGTACGCCTACCGGTTCCACTCCCTCGACGACACCACCACGTACGCGGAGGGGCGGCGGGCGATCGTCCGGCTCGACCCGGCGACGATGCGCCCGACACCGTGGACGGACGCGGCCCGGGCGGTCGCCGGCACACTGCTCCGGCCGACCTCGGCCTGA